The Stratiformator vulcanicus genome has a segment encoding these proteins:
- a CDS encoding phosphoglycerate kinase — protein sequence MAKKTIADLDCSGLRVLMRVDFNVPLNDDGRITDDRRIQMAIPSIEKVLEDGGSVILMSHLGRPKGEPDPKYSLRPAANRLGDLIENPVSFATDTVGDDAKAQVEKLIDGEVLVLENVRFNPGEKKGDAEYAATLASFGDAYVNDAFGTCHRTDGSMFAVPKAMQGKPRVVGYLVEKEIQYLTDAIESPERPFVAILGGAKVSDKINVIDNLLAKCDKVLIGGAMAYTFSLAQDGKVGDSLVEPDKVELAKSLIEKAGDKLVLPTDTHCANGFPKTAEQAAGLDKKTVTSGEIPDGYEGLDIGPDTAAAYANIVKDAKTVVWNGPMGVFEVPPFDAGTKAVAEAIAHSSATSIIGGGDSAAAIQQLGFADQVSHVSTGGGASLEMLEGKTFEAVAVLDDK from the coding sequence GGGTCGACTTCAACGTCCCGCTCAACGACGACGGCCGGATCACCGACGACCGCCGCATTCAGATGGCGATCCCCTCAATCGAAAAAGTCCTCGAAGATGGCGGATCGGTCATTCTCATGAGCCACCTCGGTCGGCCCAAGGGCGAGCCCGACCCCAAATACTCCCTTCGCCCCGCGGCCAATCGCCTCGGCGACCTCATCGAGAACCCCGTCTCCTTTGCCACCGACACCGTCGGTGACGACGCCAAAGCTCAGGTCGAAAAGCTCATCGACGGCGAAGTTCTGGTCCTCGAGAACGTCCGCTTCAACCCTGGCGAAAAGAAGGGCGACGCCGAATACGCCGCCACCCTCGCCTCCTTCGGCGACGCCTACGTCAACGACGCCTTCGGCACCTGCCACCGCACCGACGGCTCCATGTTCGCCGTCCCCAAAGCCATGCAGGGCAAACCCCGCGTCGTCGGTTATCTCGTCGAGAAGGAAATTCAGTACCTCACCGACGCCATCGAAAGCCCCGAACGCCCCTTCGTCGCGATCCTCGGCGGGGCCAAAGTCTCCGACAAAATCAACGTCATCGACAACCTGCTCGCCAAGTGCGACAAGGTCCTCATCGGCGGGGCGATGGCCTACACCTTCAGCCTCGCCCAGGACGGCAAGGTCGGCGACAGCCTCGTCGAACCCGACAAAGTCGAACTCGCCAAATCACTGATCGAAAAAGCCGGCGATAAGCTCGTCCTGCCGACCGACACCCACTGCGCCAACGGCTTCCCCAAGACCGCCGAACAGGCCGCCGGACTCGACAAGAAGACCGTCACCTCTGGCGAAATCCCCGACGGCTACGAAGGCCTCGACATCGGCCCTGATACGGCCGCCGCCTACGCCAACATCGTCAAAGATGCGAAGACCGTGGTGTGGAACGGGCCGATGGGCGTGTTCGAAGTTCCCCCCTTCGACGCCGGCACCAAAGCCGTCGCCGAAGCCATCGCCCATTCCTCCGCCACGAGCATCATCGGCGGAGGCGACAGCGCCGCTGCCATTCAGCAGCTCGGCTTCGCCGATCAGGTCAGCCACGTCTCGACCGGCGGCGGGGCCAGCCTCGAGATGCTCGAAGGCAAGACCTTCGAAGCGGTCGCCGTCCTCGACGACAAATAG